GCCATGAAAAAGGTACCCACAGTACCAAAAATGCTGTAGAAGGAAGTGACTCTTCTTCGcaagcagaaatagaaataaacgGGTGGCAAATTGAAAGCGGATTTCAGGGAAAATGTTTCCACCATGCATCATTCCATTGTGAAATTCATTGCCACAGAGTGTTATAAAAAGGAACTTATAAGTATTACAGTTAATATATAGATGATAAAACTGTTCAGAGTTTTATACTTAATCAACAATGAagtgtttcagaagaaatatatgtaggtcactctgaaagtaatgcctcccgtttatttccaaggaaactacaacagaaacaaacacagtAACACTACCTGATacagtaaattctcagctacagcaACACTCCTTTCTAACATattcaccaccattagctgtgcatttttatcACTGATGACCAAGAGAAGGCATATCGTGATCGTAAGAATCTGCATGACTGTCGAGAATGTGGCTGAAATGCACAActcaccatctcactgtgctcacattcagtGGTTGGTTTCCATAAATTTTCAAAAAGTGAATGCCTCTTTGCTGTTgtctgtcacatagcaacatgtaatggaatatagTCAGTAAGGTTTAGCCTCTactaccataccaccaacatctgcttctgatgttgtggctcaacataataaaataggaaacattactttcagagcagctctcatagaGCTAATTACCTAGTCATTAGTTTTGTTTCCCTCTGAATATCCACAAGGGAAAATACACAGTTGTATGGATCAATTATCTAATTCAGCATCACTAGTTGTGCCAGTCCCGCTCATACAATGACTGCTTCTACAGTGTGTGCATTGGCATAACCCccagttgcttttctttaagatcttttttttGAAGCATTGTAAACTTCTCTCTACATGCATATCCAAACACGCCTTACTAGTTTCTCATGTTCATTTGTTGGATTTTAGTCATGAAGGAAACCAGTCTTCTCTAATTACTTTTCATCTAAGCCATGATTGTAATGGGATGATGCTATCTTTTCCTTTGAGTGTGTCCTattcaaaaatcattttatttcataaggCAGGAAAAGACTATTAGATGCCACAGTATTACCTAAATTCTAGCACACGTATGTAGCATGAGGAGGAGCCTGTTTTGTAATTTAGTTGTCTTTTTACATTTCACTGGTTGAGAGAATTCTTTTACATCCTCACACAAGAGATTGTTATCTTTGGATATTGTGTTGGTAACAAGCATATTTGGACAGacagttcctttttctttaatgtttgtCTACCAAGGCTATTTTGACTACACAAAATGTGCCCACATTTGGAGATTGTTGTGAGAAATTTAGAAGAGTTTTCAGTGGTAAATGTGAAAGGAATGTAAATGCCTGTTAGAATTTACATGGCATGGGAACTTGTCCGTAGACACGGAAACCTACTTTCAGTTTCCTGCTTTAATTGAGTTAGTATTTCTTAGTTTGAGCTTAAAGTTAATATATTTACTGAATGTTCCAAAAAAGTCTGCCTACAAGCACGTATTCTAATATTTTAAGACAAACTCCAAGATACATCCCCAGCCCTTCTCTGATGGTTTTCTACCAGAGTATTTGCTGGATGCTAATATCTGCACAAAGCCACTGAGCTGCCATTAACATGGGAGTCCTGGGAGAAGACAAGACAGGAAACATAATTGTGCAGTGTCTTGAGGGAAAGTGACATTGGAGGTTGCTTTCCATAGCCTTGTTGACACAGTACCTTCCTCTGAATGTGTGTTGGTGACCCGGGGTTAGAATGAATTGCACTGTGTAGCATCAACACCATGACTCTTCTCATTAGCGAACACCTGTTGATAATTTAATAGCctgaagaacagctgaaaaTTGAAACTAGGTGCAGGCAGACAACACATTTATTCAGCAGTAAATTTTCCCTCTTCAGTGGATATTCAAGGCACTTGCTATTACACTCTTTTATATAATGGTTTAGTTTTGTTTATAATTGGATatgaaaacacaagaaaaggaGGCAATGTGTGTTGGCATCTTAAGTAGGAGAAGGCTGCCTACCTCCATTGTGTGTCAAAACTAGTATTAGTCATATataaaaagtaacaaaaacaacaacagtcaCTAGCAAAAATTTCTTCTATCAAAAAATGTCCCTAAAAGTATTTTACCTGGAGGATAGCACTGAGAAGCAAAAACAGACaccaaaagaaacactgaagagCTGATCTAATAATGCAATCCTTGTGGAGAAGGAAGTGAGCATGTCTAATTTACTGGGATTTTTtgaccaaaaaaacaaaaaacaaaaaNNNNNNNNNNNNNNNNNNNNNNNNNNNNNNNNNNNNNNNNNNNNNNNNNNNNNNNNNNNNNNNNNNNNNNNNNNNNNNNNNNNNNNNNNNNNNNNNNNNNGTATATCTGGAtagtttttgtttctgctcagtGGCttagcaaaattattttatttctggaagttttgcacgaatgtgcgtaagaacttcttcacggtgagggtgacggagcactggaacaggctgcccagggaggttgtggagtctccttgtctggagatattcaagtctcgcctggacgcctacctgtgcgacctggtgtagggaacctgctttaacaGGGTcgttggtctcgatgatctctagaggtcccttccaacccctacaattctgtgattctgtgaaatcagtAAAGCTCTTTTTCTAATATTACAGACTTCTGTTGTGTCATGTTTCACTCTCCTCGTATAAACAGTAGTCAGTCCTTGCTTACTATCAGTTTGAATTCCCTAGTGTgcacacagaaggaaagaactGCATTGACCAACAACTTCAGTTAATACCCTGCCTCACTTCTGAGAAGATTAAATGATGTTTTCCTGTAAATAGACTGGTAGTGTCAGAGCAAAAGCCCTTTGCAAAAGAGTCTTCGTATTCTGCTGGATGTTGGCACAACTTGGTGGAACAATTAATTCTGTGAGGCCTGCttaaaaaatgtttgatttACCTGTATTACTGCCACAAAAACATGAACCTACATCTGGGAATGCCTTTCCTCTATAAACATGAGCAAGATAGGTGATAACAACAAACAACTAGCACGTAAACACTCCACACACACGAGCACTTCTGTGCAGACCATTAGCAAGGAAGTCTTCTCACTACACTCAAGCTCCTACTTTATTCCAaatgacaaaggaaaagcaTGTTTTTCCAGAGCAGGTAACACTATTGGATTTATATGTTACCAGCACTGAGACGATTTATTGAATGACTTACTTTCCATTTTCGCCGTGCTGCAAATTTCTTGAATTTCTCCATATTCACTGCAGATGCTTTCCTACTCAGTGCTTGCTGAGTGTCTTTAGGCTGTGAGCAAAAGTAAAATATAGCTATGAAATATCCCACAGTTAAAACCAGAACTTTCATAAAACATCTTCCTTTATGTAAGACTTCCATTTACAATTACTTTATTATATGTGATGCTGTTTTTATAATGTAAGTATGTATTTGAATACCCACAATCTAGTGAGGCATGCAGGTGGAATTCCCTATGAATACAGTCTAAAGAAAATCCAGGTCTAagaatatttaatgaaatactaagttgggttttttgtttgtttttttaaacaataaatcAAAAAGCCAAAGAATGTTGATTTATCATTCTAAAGATAAGCTTCATTATTATGTACCACTGTGATGGAAGAATTGTGTATTATTTCCTAGACAAAACATGTCTTCTAGGAAAATTTCCTGGCTTAATTTAGTCAAACTTAGTTCCAATCTTAGAGTCATTAGCTAGATGCTGCTGGAACAAAATCACAATCGTATCCCACCTACCTATCCAGTAAGCTCAGCCTTTGATATTTCTCACAGGTTAATGTTAAGCACCAGTTACCAGTGAAACATACCTGGTTTTGCTGTGCTTAAAGTTATTTTATTGGGAAATACGGGTAAAGGTAGTGATGAGAAAAAGTAAGAGAGGATATGAGCAGTGGAGAAGGCAGAAGGAGAACATTTGGAAAGTTAAGATTATGAAGGAACACTGCAAGGTACAAAACAATAGTTCCTGTTGCAAGAGTGGAAAATGTGTCTGTGAAACATAAACGTAGTGCTTGCTCTACTGGTTTAAAAATCACTTCAATATGACCCCAGTTGTCTACTTTCACACCTGTACTAGTTAAGATTAACTCATGAAAAAGTCAGCAGAGAACAGAGAATACTGGTACTTTTTCCAGTCAAATCTGCAGTTTGGCATATTGCTGTGGAAGTATATCTGCCCTAGGATGCTAAACGTGAACTGGTTCTCTGGAAAGTGGAAAGAGGTCACAGTGCAATCTCAAGGCTTGGGAAATCATTGCTGCTAAACACATTTACTATTCTTAATTAGAATTTGATAGGatattgaaaaaaatccattacaTGTGTTAGTGCACATTTTAAGAAGAGTGATAGGTCcactttttccctttcagcctAGAAACACTACAAAAGCTTGTCCTAAAACCATCACTGGAAGACTAAAGGAAGTTGAGGACTGCCCCACATCAACTGCTGCCTTCAGtctaaagggggaaaaaagatagAAGAGAGAGGACTCTTCTATGCCTGATCTAAATAAGGAGATTAGAAGACAACAAAGGGACTCGGTTGAGATAATGCATCTTTCTCAGTACAGTGCTCTCTGAACTCCAGCTTCTCTGGTTGAACATGAATTTTATCTTAATGATAAACTGCCCTTCTTGCATAAATTGCATATGTAAATGAAGtccacaattcatactagtaTTCATACAGATAGCCTTCAAAAGCAGTAAGATATATTTAACAATTAGACCAATTTTCAATTTGAAGGCTTTGCTAAAGAACTTAACATGTGTAAGTGGAATAAGAAATCAAGAAcgattaaaaacagaacagagaatGAATTACATGCTCACCTTGATCCAAGGATGCAGCAAACTATCTTGAATTGTCATTCTCTTCctacaacagaagaaaagagaattgtTTCAGGTagtaaaaaacagaaaatactatatagtaaaaaaaattaacattgcaaaatattctgtaatttgAAATATTAGAGACAATTCAGACTGCAACAATGCATATGCAAAAGGAACAACTCACTTTGGATCCTTGACTAGAAGTCTTCTTATAAAATCTTTAGCTAGGGCACTGGTATTACTGAAGAATTCTTCTTCAAATTCGTAATTCACAGCAGACACGTTTGCTAATGTTTCCTGCTTGGTTTCTCCAAGAAATGGTGATGCACCACTCAgactgcagaaatacagaactcTCCTCACATTACATGTTGAAACACAGCTATTTAATTCTCTCAGTTcaaacaacagcagaaagtgaacattttctttcttgctttaaGACTGGAAATACTATTTTCAGGAAGATTTGATTTAACAGGGCAAAAACATTCTCTGCAATTTTAGAGAATATTACCTACAGATTTGAAGATAGCTTCCCATGCAATCTCAAGGCCCACTAATGACCATTCTAATCAATAATTATAATACTGCTTTTATGATTATTCAACTTGAAACATCTGGTGCAATCAAAATTAGCTAATTTGCATTGGCATCACCAAAATCCCagagaacaatttaaaaaactaGCAATTCTAAGAACTGCCCATAGATTTTCATACTTACAGGATGTAAGTTATTACACCAATGCTcctggaataaaaaaagaacaaaaaaagagggT
Above is a window of Meleagris gallopavo isolate NT-WF06-2002-E0010 breed Aviagen turkey brand Nicholas breeding stock chromosome 4, Turkey_5.1, whole genome shotgun sequence DNA encoding:
- the LOC104910679 gene encoding death-associated protein kinase 1-like, which encodes MLLDKNVPKPRIKIIDFGLAHRIDFGNEFKNIFGTPEFVAPEIVNYEPLGLEADMWSIGVITYILLSGASPFLGETKQETLANVSAVNYEFEEEFFSNTSALAKDFIRRLLVKDPKKRMTIQDSLLHPWIKPKDTQQALSRKASAVNMEKFKKFAARRKWKVSHSINRLSAGNI